One part of the Mobula birostris isolate sMobBir1 chromosome 17, sMobBir1.hap1, whole genome shotgun sequence genome encodes these proteins:
- the LOC140211358 gene encoding uncharacterized protein encodes MQMYCEHWCASKGVTSDYDKLLQLILIEQFKGCVPEGMRPYLDEKEAETLAATANLTDEYTLTHKAKFTPSKSYQKGSREGREGPPAKPESKPGTGEKDKEDGKQFGRKSPGFVCYNCGKAGHIASRCFAPKKETGKGKMMTLTGCIEPANKPLGKKRSDRVQEGREKFTSAGLVSVKEGSTPAPVRIWRDTGACQSLILKRVLEFSAETESGEVSVINGIGKGTEAVPLHQIYLKSDLVSRPVTIGVRPKSPIEDVEILLGNDLAGEDLYPAVKLTSKPARTEDPPMDSQVYPACAVTRRMSRKAAESNVDLAETFLPALYQEGLESEKKEHSGVEGSEGVEVDLSLARKEFIQAQEQDEELMVLTETALSEKEIKRELVGYYVKEGVLMRKWRPSTVPADEEWGVVHQVVVPEIYRDEIFNLAHKIPLGGHFGMRNTVDRIMKEFYWPNMRKDIIEYCRRCHTYQVIGKPNQVLPKVPLRPIPTFEEPFSQIIVDFVGPLPRTASGREYVMTMMCTATRFPGKHQGSHSGKGRL; translated from the coding sequence atgcaaatgtattgtgagcattggtgcgcctcgaaaggggtcactaGTGATTACGAcaaactgctacagctaatactgattgagcaatttaaaggttgtgtccctgaaggtatgaggccctatctagatgagaaggaggcagaaaccttagccgcgaCTGCTAACTTAACGGATGAGTACacgttaacacacaaagcaaagtttaccccgagtaagagctaccagaagggtagtcgagagggcaGAGAAGGTCCGCCAGCAAaaccagaaagtaagccggggactggtgagaaggataaggaggacgggaagcagtttggtaggaagtctcctggtttcgtatgctataattgtgggaaagccggtcacattgcgtccaggtgttttgccccaaagaaggagacggggaaaggaaaaatgatgactctgactggctgtattgagccggcaaacaaaccaCTAGGgaagaagaggtctgatagagttcaggaaggacGTGAGAAGTTTacttcggccggattggtgtcggtgaaggaggggtcaactccagctccagtacggatctggagagacactggggcttgtcaaTCATTGATCTTAAAGAGGGTGTTAGAATTCAGTGCAGAGACCGAGagtggggaggtcagtgtgataaatggcattgggaaagggactgaagcagtacctttgcaccagatatacctgaaaagtgacttggtctccagacctgtcacgataggggtgaggcccaAATCACCGATAGAAGACGTGGAGATCTTACTCGGTAACGACCTTGCAGGTGAAGAtctgtacccagcagtaaagctgacgaGCAAACCTGCCAGGACTGAGGATCCGCCCATGgattcacaggtttatcccgcTTGCGCAGTAACTCGACGCATGTCGAGAAAGGCTGCCGAAtcgaatgtagatttagctgagacgtttttaccagccttgtaccaggaggggttagaaagtgagaagaaggagcatagtggagtggaaggaagtgagggagttgaggtagatttatcattagcaaggaaggaatttatacaggcacaggaacaagacgaggagctgatggttttgacggagacagctctctctgaaaaagaaataaaaagggaactggtgggctattatgtgaaggagggagtactgatgaggaagtggagaccgagtaccgtgcccgcagatgaggagtggggggtggtacaccaggtggtagtgccggaaatttatagggacgagatttttaacctggcccacaagatacccctcggtggacatttcgGGATGAGGAACACAGttgatagaattatgaaagagttttactggccaaacatgaggaaggatattattgaataTTGTAGACGGTGTCACACCTATCAGGTGATAGGTAAGCCGAACCAGGTCCTGCCTAAAGTGCCCCTTCGACCGATACCCACTTTCGAGGAACCTTTTTCCCaaataattgtggattttgtcggtcccctgcccagaactgcgagtgggcgagagtatgtgatgactatgatgtgtACCGCCACTAGGTTTCCTGGCAAGCATCAAGGCTCCCACAGTGGTAAAGGGCGCTTGTAA